The following are encoded in a window of Salinibacter grassmerensis genomic DNA:
- a CDS encoding RagB/SusD family nutrient uptake outer membrane protein, whose protein sequence is MINRQLRRIVFPLLFLAGAVFLVSCDGVADLDVENKNAPDREQAVTDPGDVQSILQGAYRSFYVGIYSSGNFPGPHLDMMGGAVTTTNAFDEFISFSVKPMGQVQNTSGYSGAGVMEVPWNNLNAALSSSNDVLTSIEVDDLEITIDGNDQTARTRAGAYLVRGLSHGYIANLFNQGYVQTLDFPQNASQPALSGYGTVVDQAISDLQQARTIAENNSFDLAGLLPWQSPPSSPQVASIANTMSARFLVQNSRTLDENTSSTIGGSEEYGWNDVLGWTQNGIDEDIDLQLSTNPYEDSYAGLSTVVNWYYRADHRIINLMDPDYPARYPVGRAEAAEAIPSSENLGSPPADDRICEEPKSLDTDGGFGHIDGAGRKPEGCFYIYTNDFQAGFDAGRDASSFSTYFWAPQWATTIGNETPYGGGPRPLFLVNENRTLQAEAEIRAPNGGGVSAAEAIINDGSRTNIGGLPDLNGSTENEALRAIYYERAVQLQRTVPALAWTDLRRRDALFEGTPKHLPVPAEELNTVQRDLYTFGGGGNAGQPGTASGESAWCTGDNPLVGNTVPSSGCDPSGYSAPAASNSSLDGSKGVESSSSRSSARTPQQ, encoded by the coding sequence ATGATAAATCGACAGTTACGAAGAATCGTATTCCCCTTGCTCTTCCTCGCAGGAGCGGTGTTTCTTGTCTCCTGCGACGGAGTGGCGGACCTGGACGTTGAGAACAAAAATGCTCCTGACCGTGAGCAGGCGGTCACAGATCCCGGAGATGTTCAGTCGATTCTTCAAGGAGCCTACCGAAGCTTTTACGTAGGAATATACAGTTCGGGTAACTTCCCGGGTCCTCACTTGGACATGATGGGTGGGGCAGTCACCACGACGAACGCTTTCGATGAATTTATTAGCTTCTCTGTCAAGCCGATGGGGCAGGTTCAAAACACCAGCGGATACTCCGGTGCTGGTGTCATGGAGGTTCCATGGAATAACCTCAACGCAGCCCTCTCCTCATCAAACGATGTGCTTACCTCAATCGAGGTGGACGATCTCGAGATTACTATCGACGGCAACGACCAGACAGCGCGGACTCGCGCGGGAGCGTACCTGGTTCGGGGGCTCTCCCACGGATACATTGCCAATCTCTTCAACCAGGGATACGTCCAGACCTTGGATTTTCCCCAGAACGCGAGCCAGCCAGCATTGAGTGGATACGGGACAGTTGTAGACCAGGCCATCAGTGACCTGCAACAAGCCCGAACGATCGCCGAAAACAATTCCTTTGACCTTGCCGGATTGCTTCCCTGGCAGTCTCCCCCCTCCTCACCGCAGGTGGCGAGCATTGCAAACACCATGTCTGCGCGTTTTCTGGTCCAAAATAGCCGTACTCTCGACGAAAACACCAGCAGCACGATCGGTGGGTCTGAAGAGTACGGGTGGAATGACGTTTTGGGCTGGACCCAGAATGGCATCGATGAGGACATTGATCTGCAGCTTTCTACAAATCCATACGAAGATAGTTACGCGGGCCTGAGTACCGTTGTAAACTGGTATTACCGGGCTGACCATCGCATTATCAACCTCATGGACCCAGACTACCCGGCCCGCTACCCGGTAGGCCGGGCCGAGGCCGCTGAGGCGATCCCTTCCTCTGAGAACCTGGGCTCCCCCCCAGCAGACGATCGAATCTGTGAAGAGCCGAAATCACTGGATACGGACGGTGGCTTTGGCCATATCGACGGCGCTGGCCGAAAACCTGAAGGGTGCTTTTACATCTACACCAATGACTTTCAGGCCGGGTTTGACGCAGGGAGAGATGCGTCCTCGTTCAGTACCTACTTCTGGGCGCCGCAGTGGGCAACCACTATCGGCAATGAGACGCCGTACGGAGGAGGCCCGAGGCCCCTCTTTTTGGTGAACGAAAATCGCACCCTTCAGGCCGAAGCGGAGATTCGAGCTCCAAATGGAGGTGGAGTCTCTGCGGCCGAGGCAATTATTAACGATGGAAGCCGCACCAATATCGGAGGGCTTCCTGACCTCAACGGCTCCACCGAGAATGAGGCCCTAAGGGCGATCTACTACGAGCGAGCCGTGCAACTGCAGCGCACCGTGCCTGCGCTGGCCTGGACGGACCTGCGACGGCGGGATGCGCTTTTCGAGGGCACCCCCAAGCACCTCCCCGTTCCTGCGGAGGAGCTTAACACCGTCCAGCGTGACCTGTACACCTTCGGTGGAGGCGGGAATGCAGGCCAACCGGGGACTGCATCTGGCGAGTCGGCCTGGTGCACTGGTGACAATCCGCTTGTCGGCAACACGGTCCCCTCCTCTGGATGCGATCCCTCCGGATACAGCGCTCCTGCGGCATCAAACAGCAGCCTAGACGGTTCCAAGGGCGTGGAGAGTTCTTCATCACGCTCATCTGCACGCACACCACAGCAGTAG
- a CDS encoding SusC/RagA family TonB-linked outer membrane protein, with protein sequence MKRLIPSVVFGLALLLLPGLARAQQGTVTGTITEAETGNPLPGATVQVQAEGTGTASGSDGQYRIPGVPAGEQTIRVTFVGYQAQERSVNVPDGGTVRVNFQLQAGQAELDEVVVTGVSQGTETAKLGFSVEKVDGEDLNRVPSTDPANALRGRISGAEIVRPSGEPGSSPNIRLRGTTTLQGSQSPLIVVDGAITQGSLEDIDMQNVESIEVIKGAAAASLYGSLAANGVVQIITKQGSGDVGDTRVTVRSELGTNQLANKVPTADHHRRQGAYRPLASESSTCDFNPCGANPLAEDGVIDNDYQGDTFDNQERLFGGNTFSTNYVELASTQENLRYTLSFENLQQGGIVKEVDNYTRRNFRVNLGNDIREWATVQLSGLYSRRNGPDVTEQGQGGNPFYSTLIAPDDLNLSAPPPDSANIDAKYNPFTNSGNAGNPLYELATNNDELDEERLFGNVRLNLEPTDWLTVNGQFSYDREENDFNTFTAAGTQPASPTGTPSTGSIFESDGFERLYIAEGSFTLEEEVANLRAQFTGRYNYENREGRNISSFGENFQARGVPQFGNTDPENLSVNSSEFTVKAENQIGNLVLDYDDTYILDGVLRREGVSLFGAKDRYKTYFRVAGTYRLTQDLDIPSVGQLKLRGSYGTSGQRPPFSAQYETFNVTSAGINKQQLGNEDLQPSTVFETAVGIDVAFLERFNFSGTFSDQSAEDQVLSVPLSSALGFTSQFQNAGTVESTTWEFSLGGRAYQGDSFTADFNLTWDRTRQEVTELNRSTFIRSAGSAASIYRIGEGISLGSIFTNKIARSVDQVNFDENGEVIGRQGPDGNALTEDDLTINDQGFVIVDGTQYTSNEAPVFIREDNGNKKTLKTGNAIPDFSMGLSTTLSYDNFTLYALADWQQGGDVYNYTRQLLTFNEQSALVDQADRPEGQRHTFGYFESGVYNTSNPSAFWVEDGSYLKIREISLSYRIGTGLLQRAGIGNVLQGAEISLSGRNLFTFTDYTGYDPEVSVQGGDNQPTNFRVDDYAYPNFRTYTAQVELTF encoded by the coding sequence ATGAAGCGACTGATACCAAGCGTTGTTTTTGGCCTCGCTCTCTTGCTCCTTCCGGGGCTGGCGCGAGCCCAGCAGGGCACTGTCACAGGAACAATTACGGAGGCGGAAACAGGCAATCCCCTGCCCGGAGCCACTGTCCAGGTTCAGGCCGAGGGCACAGGTACCGCTAGTGGCTCTGACGGCCAGTACCGTATCCCCGGTGTTCCGGCTGGAGAGCAGACCATCCGGGTGACCTTCGTCGGATACCAGGCGCAGGAACGCTCCGTGAATGTGCCGGACGGAGGTACCGTTCGGGTGAATTTCCAACTCCAGGCGGGTCAGGCTGAACTTGATGAGGTCGTCGTGACGGGAGTTTCGCAGGGGACCGAGACCGCAAAGCTGGGGTTTTCCGTCGAAAAGGTTGACGGTGAAGATCTAAATCGGGTGCCGAGCACTGACCCTGCGAACGCACTCCGTGGACGAATATCAGGAGCTGAAATTGTTCGGCCTTCCGGAGAGCCTGGATCTTCTCCGAATATCCGGCTCCGCGGCACGACAACCCTTCAGGGGTCACAGTCGCCACTCATCGTGGTAGATGGCGCGATCACGCAGGGGTCCCTGGAAGACATTGACATGCAGAACGTAGAGTCGATAGAGGTCATCAAGGGGGCCGCGGCCGCCTCACTTTACGGGTCGCTTGCTGCTAACGGAGTAGTTCAGATTATCACCAAGCAGGGAAGCGGAGACGTTGGGGATACACGCGTTACGGTTCGGAGCGAACTGGGAACGAACCAGCTTGCCAACAAAGTCCCTACTGCAGACCACCACCGTCGGCAAGGCGCATATCGCCCGTTGGCATCGGAGAGCTCCACCTGTGATTTCAATCCGTGCGGCGCGAATCCGCTGGCCGAAGACGGTGTGATCGATAATGATTATCAGGGGGATACCTTCGATAACCAGGAGCGACTCTTCGGGGGCAATACGTTCTCGACGAACTACGTTGAACTGGCCTCTACCCAAGAGAATCTGCGGTATACTCTCTCTTTCGAAAACCTTCAGCAGGGAGGAATCGTCAAGGAGGTTGACAACTACACACGTCGAAACTTTCGGGTGAACCTCGGAAACGACATTCGAGAGTGGGCAACCGTGCAACTCTCGGGGCTCTACTCCAGGCGAAACGGGCCTGACGTGACGGAGCAGGGGCAGGGTGGGAATCCCTTCTACAGTACCCTTATTGCACCTGATGACCTCAACCTGTCGGCACCTCCGCCTGACTCGGCCAACATCGACGCAAAGTATAATCCCTTTACCAATTCCGGAAATGCCGGAAACCCGCTGTACGAACTGGCCACGAACAACGACGAACTTGATGAGGAGCGCCTGTTCGGAAATGTTCGTCTCAATCTGGAGCCGACGGACTGGCTAACAGTAAATGGCCAGTTCAGCTACGACCGTGAGGAAAATGACTTCAATACGTTCACGGCGGCGGGAACGCAGCCCGCTTCCCCGACGGGAACGCCCAGCACGGGTTCTATCTTTGAGTCGGACGGCTTTGAACGCCTCTACATCGCCGAAGGGAGCTTTACGCTGGAAGAAGAGGTGGCCAACCTCAGGGCTCAATTCACCGGCCGATACAACTACGAGAACAGGGAAGGGAGAAACATAAGTAGCTTCGGCGAAAACTTTCAGGCCCGCGGAGTACCTCAGTTTGGGAACACGGATCCGGAGAACCTCAGCGTGAACTCAAGCGAGTTTACCGTGAAGGCTGAAAACCAGATTGGAAACCTCGTCCTGGACTACGACGACACCTACATCCTGGATGGTGTCCTGAGACGAGAGGGCGTTTCGCTGTTCGGAGCCAAAGACAGATACAAGACATACTTCCGAGTCGCGGGAACCTATCGCCTCACGCAGGACCTTGATATTCCGAGTGTCGGTCAGCTCAAGCTCCGAGGGTCCTACGGGACATCAGGCCAGCGCCCGCCCTTCTCGGCACAGTACGAGACGTTCAATGTGACATCAGCGGGAATCAACAAGCAGCAGCTCGGAAACGAAGATCTGCAGCCCTCCACCGTCTTCGAGACCGCGGTTGGAATAGACGTTGCCTTTCTTGAGCGCTTTAACTTCAGTGGCACGTTTTCCGATCAGAGCGCGGAAGACCAAGTACTTTCCGTACCGCTGTCATCTGCACTCGGATTTACTTCTCAGTTCCAGAACGCCGGAACCGTCGAGTCTACTACATGGGAGTTCAGTCTGGGTGGACGCGCATACCAAGGAGACAGCTTCACAGCTGATTTCAATCTGACCTGGGACCGTACCCGGCAGGAGGTAACGGAACTCAATCGCTCAACCTTCATCCGGAGCGCCGGATCGGCGGCCTCAATCTACCGGATTGGAGAGGGCATCAGCTTGGGGTCTATCTTCACGAACAAGATTGCCCGTTCGGTCGATCAGGTTAACTTTGACGAGAATGGTGAGGTTATCGGACGGCAGGGCCCTGATGGAAATGCGCTTACGGAAGATGACCTCACGATCAACGACCAAGGGTTCGTTATCGTGGACGGAACGCAGTACACTTCCAACGAGGCTCCAGTCTTCATCCGAGAAGACAACGGAAATAAGAAGACGTTGAAGACTGGAAATGCCATCCCGGACTTTAGCATGGGACTGAGCACGACCCTCAGCTACGACAACTTCACCCTTTATGCACTGGCCGACTGGCAGCAAGGGGGAGACGTCTACAACTATACCCGACAGCTGCTCACCTTCAACGAACAGAGCGCTCTCGTCGACCAGGCCGATAGGCCTGAGGGGCAGCGTCACACCTTCGGGTACTTCGAAAGTGGGGTCTACAATACTTCAAACCCGTCCGCTTTCTGGGTCGAAGATGGAAGCTACCTAAAGATCCGAGAGATTTCTCTGTCCTATAGGATTGGCACAGGTCTTCTGCAACGAGCAGGCATCGGAAATGTGCTCCAGGGTGCAGAAATTTCTCTCTCTGGGCGAAATCTCTTCACGTTTACCGATTACACGGGGTACGACCCAGAGGTGTCGGTGCAAGGGGGAGACAACCAGCCCACTAACTTCCGGGTCGATGACTACGCATACCCCAACTTTCGAACATACACTGCCCAGGTTGAGCTGACGTTTTAA